The genomic region cacacttcagtACCCTAAGAAATAAAAAGCTCCATTACTTTGCAGTCTCTGCAGTTACTGACCAATATACATTTTGTAGACCAGTGGTtgggtagtgtagtgggtaacacctctgccttctgcgctctagactggggttcaatcctctgCCTGgaaagcaccctacactataccaatacgagtccttgggcaagactcctaacgccacCTTCGCCcgcctgtgtaaattgatcacgttgtaagtcactctggataagagcgtttGCCAAATGCTGTATGTGGAGATGTTCTTTTGTAGTACAACAAACTACATCTATACAAATACTTCTAAATAAAGTGAGACATATGGGTGAAATGCTTagattaatcattttacactttataaggTCACGAAGATGAATTTTCCACCATTTTCATggtgtttttttcatttgtgcACTGGGAGTAATTGAAGGCATGAAAAGGAACCttagtaacactttctatgaatgtcacgtttggaAACGTCTATAAGCACATGGTATAATGCAttttaagtactgttcataaattataagagctcataagctgtatttgtccgctctaagtaaagtgaagcgtactggactaaagcctcctccagggttaagagttgaagtatttactgaaggatttactgaaacactaaaacatccacaataaagctcattacaggcttcaaatgtcagagtttaaattAGAGCTGccgtcaatgttcaccactgttaatgtgcaccaccgttagcctggcactgacttaacactgcatatcctaTAGAACAAAATCAgcattactgtagtgtagtatgACAGAGGGAACTGTTCTGGCACTGGACactagaaccagtgagggaaatTGGAATGACGGCACTTTACTATCTaacctctccaggccttcactccagtGACTTTACCCTCAATTAAATTATTGGAAATCtcagggtgtaaataaactttgtattttacTTTACACTCTCCAGGCTGAGACTTTGGCACTGAAAGTATAACGTTATTAaaactacttataatgcattatattcacaatgtataataaaatggctataaagtgtaatttgGTGTAATTCATTTGTATAAATagttataaccatgtttatgatgccttatgaatgcagtagaacatgttataaatgtgtttatagatgcttacaaaggtgaCGTTCATGGAAGGTGTTGCCGAAACATCTAATGCATCCTTGAAATCACTCAGAAGGCTGCGTTTCTAGGCTGTATGCAAAGGCTGCTTCACTTTGGAACGGCCTACTATGACGTAATGGTGAAAATGCAGCCTAGGCTTCAGAACGCAGCTTATGAGGTCTAAAAGAATGATCAAGAAGACCTTTTTGACAAGGGGGAATGGACGAAAAGAAGAGAACGATTGACTGACcaggagtccagacctcaacctcactgaatTTGTATGGGAATGCAATCGACGTCGAAGACTGAACATTGTAGGTGTCGAAAAATATCCCTTCAAATGACTTTAAAAATGGACAGCGATGCtctcaaaaagaatggaagctgtaataaagacaaagagcaGACACGGCAAATACTGGGCCATTTCTAATCGTTAGATTTAATTATTAAGGCCtctgtgtaattttttgtttaatggctttttctgtctttttttctttgactctgaaaatgaataacttgcactgaATGGTTATTTTGGCTGGGAATCAAATGACGGgtggtctctgtcttttgcacagtactgtggcTTCAACTAAGCATAGCATTTAAGAATAGACAATACATTTAAGCTGACTGTCATCTTTATGTGCAGCTTGTCCAGCCCAGTGACAAAAGAACACATCTGTGAGCAGAGCCTGGATAGGTCAGTGTTAAAATTTGGcaaatgtgctttaaaatggacaaacattTGAGGTTTGATCTCAAGTTTCTTGAgttaactccagcagcactgctctgtctgatccactcagaccagcgcaacgcacacctcacacactaccaccatgtccgtgtgactgcagtgctgagaatgacccaccacccaaatagaacctgctctgtgagggtccatgggggtcctgaccactgaagaacagggtaacagagtattagagaaacagatggactacagtctgtaactgtagaactacaaagaccagctatacagtaagtggagctgataagatggacaatgagcgtagaaacaaggaggtggtcatgatgttatgcctggtcaGTCTACAACCCCACCACCCTGCCCACTGTCTGTTAGCATGATTTggctgagaagagagagagttttttttcttttttaaatattaataaacctTAATAAGAACTATGGCTGCACTTGTCAagcacaaacaaagaaaatgataaCAACTCATTTGTTCCTTTCTTTTAACCTGTTATTCTGCTTCTTCCCTTCAAGCTTGAGTTCTTATTCAGCAGTCAGTTTCAATTTGAACCAGTTCCAGAAGTGCATTCCTCTGATTTGTGGCAGATCTCAGTGCTATGAACTGTCAGGCGCACAGTGCCTTCATGCAAAACATCCATTAGCCTCCAGGTGCAATGATGTATGTACCCTGCTGCCAACTAATTCAGCTAATTTGATGCGAAATCATGACTAATCAACTGTTGGTACCCGTGTGTTCTTGGTGTGGCATTAAACCCAAATGAACAGTGTATCTCATTTAACAGTTAGATGGgttttgggtcattctacagataTGTCCATTTTTGAGTACCTAGCGTTTAATATatagttatgttataactgaGGTTTGTGGGGGAGGAGCatggctgaaacccctccttctttcacTCCAAAGCCCTATAAATTCATATTCTCACCTTCAATTCATGTGACAGTGTGCGCAGTCCCCAccgccaccccatctcctccccattcctcagtcctgcatcagtcctactacagctatgaggaGGGATCTGGCCTTCTAGGTACAGGTAGAAGCTGCctagaactccagcccaagttctcagatttcttcccctccctcaatcaattctccctcatactaccaccacatgttgaaggcatggtctgaactcacaaacagATATGACGCATATGTTAGggctacattttatttatattttaagttaTTATGAAGTTATTTGAACAGTTACACCTTATGGAGCCATCAGtgtagcaatattggtttttaaatcaattatataaAATTCCAAGCACCTCAGAAGTGTTGGTCGTCAGTCATGTGTAAAGAGCCATATTttgagggaggggaggggggggggtgtttttctgcatttgtaACTGCAGTAATCtgtacatgactatgaaataatatattaatgaagtgactaagaaaacaaaaaccaaataaatattataaaatatataatgaaagttcccccAAGAGTCATATCACTGGTGTTACTacgtaaaaaaaatcttattttgacTTAAGTCACACAACTGccatcacttgacttccttttacctgttttctgaggatctatgaaaaGCACACAATGAGTCTGTGTCTTTTCCATTATTAGATATTTTCTCATTTAcgtagctcatgatttcatatgaagcttttagctgacgtcactggtgtgactgacTTTAATCTTAGGTAATTGTGAAcaaatagaatacaaatggattaaattgcatattttaatggattttttccatgattgacaacatggTAGGAGCCGTTTAGTTAAATGCATCGTTcattcttatgtgtaacaccaatgacgatcagtaacaccagtggcTCCTATGGATGGATGAAAAGTGGACatggggttggggggggtgcAAATTTCTCATGCAAAGCTATTTTGATAGCCTCTAATCTTTACAACACAACTTTGTGAAGGAGGCCGTGTGATTTACTGTAGCTCATGACCGATTTTAAGCCTTGACACCACTTTAAAATGAGCAGTAAACATTTCTCGGTGAGCATTTGAGCGAAGCGGTGAGTTTGGTGCCGTATTCAGTTGCACATGTGTATGTGCAGGGTTCTAACACTAATGTAGTAATGTTTTGATATTAGTTTTAAAGTTTACTAACTTTTCCTGATTTTTAATGCGTTTCGGAACAACATGGCAGTAGGAATTTTGGGCCCCCTGAACACTGAATGCATGGGCCCCTCTGGCCTCCCCTCATTCGCCTTAGCAGAATCCGTCGCAGCATTAAAATCCATGCCAAAATTTTCTTCataatcttattttttttattatggttCCAACTACTGCTCTCATGCTGACTTCTAACCTTCAGCAAGCTGTAAATATGAAGATAAGCAACATGATTGCATGTCAGTATACTGTACTCAAGCAGCTGAAACGTTGCATTTTGGCTGTCAAAGTAATAATCCAACTCTTGTTGAGTATTGATGTTAAGGGAACGCAAAGATTTGCAGTAGAATACGGTGTTTTGTTTAGACAGCTCTGTCATATCAGTTCCATTTGACTGCAGTTACTCCAGGTTTGTAGCATCAAGCTATTTTTGACTAGTAAAAGACAGATACATTATTCAGAACCTGCTAAAACTCCAACAAACCATCCAGTAGATCGCACAGTTCAGATGTGGAATAATGGAGATATTCTGGTTCTACTTTGTCCAGGCTCATATAATGGGAGGCTGCAAAACTGTCCTTGGCGTACGTGGTGGACACCAGACTGCTTTTTACTTCACTTTCAAGTCAAATCTATACACTTCAGTGGTCTAGAGGACATCTTAACACAGTAAGGGAGGGGGGGTTGTACTATTGATTTATAGGGAAAAACTCAGAAATGCTTAAAACTCTCCGGCAGGGTGTAGATATCGTTTTTATTTGACAAAGCAATTGCTGTGGCATAGGCATCCTTTCTATTTACAGCTCCAATATACACTCATCAAGCAATTCATTAGGAACACCCACTCATTCATGCAATTGTCTAATTAGCCAGTCGTGTGGCAGCAATGTAGTGTATACAATCGTGCAGATGAAGGTGATTTAAAACAGATGACCGTGGCATGATCGTTGGTGCCAAGCTGGTTTGGTTTTAGCTTTTCTATAGCTGCTCATCTCCTGGTATTTTTACGAATAACAGAGTACAGTTTACTCAGAATGATGCAATAGAGAGAAAAGCATCCAGTGAGCAGACGTTCTGCAGACAAACAGCTTGTTGATGATGAGGTCAACAGAGACTGGCCAGACCGGTTcaagctgacagaaaggctacgGCTAACTCAGATAACCACTATGTACAATTGTGGTAAGCAAAAAAAGCATCTCGGAATTCTCAACATGTTGAACCTTGAGgcggatgggctacaacagcagaagaccatgtcGACTTCCACTTCTTGCAGCCAAGAACAGAACGCTGGGGCCGCCGTGGGCACAGGTTCACCAACACTGGATAGTTGAAAACTGGGAACATGTAGTCTGGTCTCCCCGATTTCTCCTGAGGCCAGACGTGGTAGGGTCAAAATTTGGCACCAACAGTGTGAATCCATGGACGTAACCTTCAGtgtgtcaacagtccaggctggtggaggtggtgtataGGTGTGGGGAAGgctttcttggcacactttagGACCGTTAATGCCAGTCAATTATTGCTTGAATGCTGTAGCCTATTTCAGTACTGTTGCTGACCACATGCATCCCTTCATGGTCACAATTTacccatcttctaatggctactttCAGCACAACTGAGCAAAAGGTCTGTCAAGCTGGTTTCAAGAATGCGACAgtgagttcagtgttctttacCGACCTTTCTGGTCATCAGATCTTATTCCAATAGAACACCTGTTGGATGTGATGGAACGGATTTACAGCGTGAAGGTGCACCTGAAAACACAATCAATAAAgacggggggaaaaaaatacagaaaattagCTCCGTTTCCAAGGTAGCACAAAATAAATCTTACTAAAAAAAGGCTGATATGTTTGTAGTTGGTATGGGTGAAGTAAACagattttcttcatttaaacTTCTCATGAGTGGAAATGACCTAGCTGTGAACCCATGCGTTTGCTGACCGAGTATGGATGacttatttatttctgtagtgAATTACACAACCCTCAAGTCAAGTGTttgctctctccttttctttttctggccGAGGTTGCGTCAAACTCTACTGAAGACTAAACATTGATTTGCTTCTTGTGGATTCAAGCTGGGAGCTCTGAATTTTTGAAACAAACTTGAAACCAGCAGGAGAACATGGTGTCCCAGTGCAATCAAACACAACCCACAGCATAAGTTTTGAATCTAAACTTGACTTTACCAGAGAAAAATTGAGTCCCTATAaggcagaggtcactaataggcggaccgcACTCTGGGTCCAGATccagacactgtcctatgcggacctgggcctaaaaccaataaactatggagaattatttaatttcgacaGGGTTCTCCTATTTTAATTGCtatagcttttctagcctttatagTACCACGGCCCGGGAAACTCACGGCCCAATCTCAGGTGTTGTACATATCacacgtgatgctactcagccaattagatctgtgcattacactGAGCACTGAGCCTCAAGTGAGTGATGCCACACAGAGGAgagacgaggcgagaaacagcagtcagagaagaaagtgagtcagagggaagttatttcacatggtgttctctaaaaagagaaaactggcaataaatgttgttgaaaatacgactgaactggactttatttgatttgacactCAGTTCTTGACTGGATAAGATGTTGGTATTCCTACTAGGCTgcttcagtttacagtatataGCACTGAATCATGATTCCATGGTTCCAGACCTTTCCCCAAACAAAGTTTCTCCAACTGGTGCTTCttgaatatttattaaatactaTAGATCTACACTCGGTTAGAGAGTAAAATGAATGAACTTGTTCAAACGACTCAGGTCCCTCTGGGTTGGGAAAGATGGCTAAGACTCAAAAGTAACggtgcttctttttttctctttttgtctcttctaCACAGGGATTGAGTGTATCCTGGTCCTGCCGGACCCTCGTAGCCAATGGGACCCCGTGTTTGGTACGTGTGTGTTCCTGCTGTCCTTCCTGATCCCGGTAGCCATCATCAGCATGTGCTACAGCCTGATGGTGAAGCGCCTGCGCAGTGTGCGCATCCTGTCCGGCTCCAAGGAGAAGGACCGCAACCTGCGGCGGATCACGCgcatggtgctggtggtggtggctgTCTTCGTGGTGTGCTGGACGCCTATCCAGATCATGGCACTGGCCCAGTCGCTGGGCTTCAACTTGGCCAGCGTGCACACGGTGGTGCTCATGCACTTCTGCATCGCCCTGGGTTACGTCAACAGCAGCCTGAACCCGGTGCTCTACGCCTTCCTGGATGAGAACTTCAAGCGCTGCTTCCGCGAGTTCTGCCAGCCCTCGCCCTTCCGCCTGGACGCACAGCAGTCTGGCCGCATGCGCAGCATTGCCCGCGACGTCGCCTTCAACTGCAAGACCACGGACGGCATGAGTAACCCGGCATGACTAGGCGTGGAGCTGCCCCTGGTCAGCCCCGAGCCGCAGCCTAATCCAGGGACAGGGAACTCGAACTCTGAGCTCACTCAGATCACCACTCTCTAGCGCCACGGCCACCTCCGCCTAGTGAGCGGAGGAATGGGAGGGGCTAGGAGCGAGGGTGAGGTCAAATTTAAGGACACGCCCTCGTAGGGACAAAGGGGCTCACTTTTCAGTGTCTTACTTGTATTTTCGATGTCCATGTCCACATCTTTTCGgcgtctttttttgttttagttccGTTGTCTGTTGTTAGCATTTCTATAATTGTCGCTGTCTTATAAAAATCTCAATTCTTTTTGCGAgatgccctttacattgcatgaAAATTGACacatggaccaatagaaaagtCTAAAATTGTTCGGAATCGAATCTCGTTCAGTTACCGCACAtttaagttaccattttggagatgtaagGTTTTGTTATAACAGCGAcaagatgctttttttttatgtccGTGGGTTCTTTGACAGCTTAGATCGGACTGCGTTGCCTTAAATATATAACACAAAGTCTGTTGAAGTTAAGCTCATGGTCTAGAGAAGTTAATCTTGACGTTTGACTCTAATTGTTTTGTATTAATACCTTCCATTGAACTATATCTTGTGAACATATAagaaacagagaacaaaagagactTAGCTGTTAAAGCTTGATTGTTATTTCATTTAAGGGAAAACATGCTATTTTTGTTGGTTGTCCTGTAAGAGAAgcaaaaatattttgtattacATTGTATTATAGCAGTTTTATGCTGAAAAAACAAACGATTTGTATAGACAATGTGTTCGGTGTTGTATTAAAAGTAAACACGCATACTATGAAGTTAATGAAGCACGAGTCTTAATATCGTTCCCGTCATCGTTACGCCGATATTCCTGAACGTTTTCCGTGTACGCAGTACGTTGTTTCGCTACTGCGTGTTGATATTCTTTGGTGAGTCGAAAAAACAAGGTATAAACGTGATCAGTTTACATTACAGACCTCTGAATGTCAAATGACTTTTATAAAGGAAGCTACAACTAAAAAATGGAAAGATTCATCAAAAATCTGATCAAAAGCCAGACACTGTAAATACAAAGGCTTCTTGTATATTGTATTTGATGTTGTAATGATTTCTTCACTTGCTGCTTTGGATTGGTTATTTGTCTATTTATAGATTCGTTTATTTATATACTGATGAGGCTTGATGACGCGTAGACTGCAATGCTGAAACTGTCTAGTCGGTTATCGCTATGGGGTCTAGACAGCTGTACTGGAAATCTTATATTTTTTCTCTGCATATGAATTAAATGGCAATTATTAAATGGCACTCTGAAGGCTTGTATTGGATTCCATAtctgtgtgttgttttcatttatttctttttttgatgaAGCATATTCATGCTTGAGGTGTCACTGCATGAACACCAGGAACCTCAGAAGGGGATGTTCTCTTTTTCGTTCGTCTCAGCAACATAAGATGGAAGCAGAGGAATCGGAGCAGTGCAGGTAGAGAAGGCTATGTGTGGGTGCACATTTGTATAAGCAAGACTTTCAAGAGGGTAAAAATGGGCAGGTCTGAATTCATCCATCATTGGTTTTGTTGCCGCTCTTTTGAGGACTGCATTTTACAGACACCTACTCTGATACAAAATCCCAGTGAATCTCTCGAGACCGAAGCATTCGGTGAGTCATTTTTGTGACGTTTAACACAGGCAAGTTGTTCAGAGGTGGATTTATGAAAGCTTTCTTAAGAAAAGACTTGCCAACGTCTATGTGTGtgcaataaatatatatatatatatatatatatatatatatatatatatatatatatatatatatatatatatatatatatatatatatatatatatatatatatatatatatatatatatatatatatatatatatatatatatatatatctcacacaTCGTgtgtcgtgggctggaggttagggatctggccctgtgactggaaggtcgccggttcaatccccagggctgacagtccatgactgaggtgtctttgagcaagacacctaacccccaactgctgcccaccgctccaggcaagtgtgtgctcactgccccctagtgtgtagtATCACTGTATATGCTTCATCATTATTATTCAAGCCAATGTtagcacatatatatatatatatatgtgtgtgctaACATTGccttgaataataataataataataatacattttatttatatagcactctTCATGTCgatggcagctcaaagtgcatTACAGACCGGTGATTAAAAAGTTATACAAGAAGGTATCAGTATTAATttgacagatcaaattaaaaagataaacacCACGAGACGTAGAGTTTAGAAAATGatccaggcagccagtgcagctcttttaaagcagGACTGATCTGATGTCTCTGTTTAGTTGGTGTTAGGATGCTGCTGCGTTTTGTACGAGCTGTAAGGGATGGATAGTTTTCTAAGGAAGTCCAGtcagaagaccattacagtgatcaactctgcttgcAACAAATGCAACAGGTTTCTCTGTGTCGCTCTGAGAgtgaaaaggctgaactttagtgattttctcaaatgaaaaaaagctactttagcgACTgtgtttacaaaataaatatcatttaagTTGATATCACTCAAAATATGTTTGCACAACTGAGTGTGCTGCAATTTCTCATAAGAATTAGTGAGATTCTTGTCAGCtgcactttctgctttttcAAGAGGAAAAgctacttttaaaaatgtggacatttaacaaaaacattgttCATCCACACATAATGATGACAGTATTAATCGTGAATGCAGCACTCTCTCGCTTTCACTGCCCACTGTCTCTACAGCAGTGCCGTTCTGTGAGCATGAAGTAATCTAAGGTAATAAATGTGGGAACTAAGCAAAATTGCCCAGCTACAGTCGTTTGTCATGTTAATTGTTTTATACGGCGGAATGTGTTTTCAGGCTAGATTCAAACCAGGTGAATCCAGGGTGGAGCGGAATACGCTTGTGCTAAACGTAGGTCAGTTTGTTGTTTTGACCCAGCCCATTTACTTGACATTGGATTTTTTCATGAATGGCTAAACTACATCAGCCAGGTTTTGCCTTTCAGCAGTAACTGTAAACTCAACATATTACAATACATGCGAAGATGAAAGTTATTaccctgttttgtttttttcatttaccaTCTCAACCAATATAATGGGTCTTACCTGGCCAGCCCACTGTGAAACTTCTGGCTATGCCCCTGTGTGGAGCATGAACAGGTCAATTATGCTCTGTTGCTGCGTTTGAAATTGCTCACTTGAAGAGAAATGGTGCACTATGTACTTTGTATTACTCACCGATTATTCTTCTGGTCATTTTGCTCAGTTCAGTATATGACAAActccatatactgtatatgaatAAGTCAAAAA from Pygocentrus nattereri isolate fPygNat1 chromosome 9, fPygNat1.pri, whole genome shotgun sequence harbors:
- the oprl1 gene encoding nociceptin receptor, which codes for MKTATNIYIFNLALADALVLATLPFQGTDVFLGFWPFGKALCKAVVSIDYYNMFTSVFTLTVMSMDRYVAVCHPVKALDMRTPHKAKVVNICVWVLASAIGVPAMVLGDVEDDHGIECILVLPDPRSQWDPVFGTCVFLLSFLIPVAIISMCYSLMVKRLRSVRILSGSKEKDRNLRRITRMVLVVVAVFVVCWTPIQIMALAQSLGFNLASVHTVVLMHFCIALGYVNSSLNPVLYAFLDENFKRCFREFCQPSPFRLDAQQSGRMRSIARDVAFNCKTTDGMSNPA